In the genome of Actinomycetota bacterium, the window GACTCCCGTGGCGTCGCCAGAGACAACTCGACCTGCATACTCTTCGAGCTTCTCCGCTCCAGGCAGGTCGAGAGCTTGAAGGCAGAGGGCCTGGTTACGGACCTTGCTCACGATCAGTCTCTGCCAGAGGCGCTTCTTCTGGGGAAGTGAAGCGGCAAGCTGCTGCCGCGTTGCGGCGAGTTGCCGGCTGTGTCGGCAGTGAGGTAACAGAATTCCCGTGGGCATGTGCTTGTCGTCGCATACCGCAACCGCAACTCCGCTTGCGGCGATTAGAGACAGGGCTGCCGAAGAAAGCCAGATCCGGGGATTCTCAAGAACGAGCACGGCGATGTCTTCCAGGGGGATCCAGTAGCTCTGGCCCTGGACAGCAATCAGTTGATCGGAGTGTACGTGCAGCTCCGCCTCATTGCTGATCACCACCGTGCGAAAAGCCAAGTCGCTTCTCCCGTCTGACTCGGTGGACGGACTTGCCGAGAACATCAATCTCGTACTTGTCGAAGCTTACGACCCCCTGCGCTACTCCGAGCCCACGTCGGGTCCAAGAGGAATCGTGAGCTGCGATTGTCAGAGTCCCGCCTGCCCGGTCTGTCCCTTTGAAGTAGCCGAAGATCGTTTCAACTCCATCCCTGCTCTTCTTCGTCAGCTTGACCAGGTCGTTCATATAGAGGCTGAAGGCGAACCGATAGGTCTCATCGATCAACCGCCAGTCTGCTTCCGCCTTATGCGCGACGATTGCCCGGTTTGGTAGTGCTCCCCCAGCAACATCTTTGAGATATATCGGCACCAAGTAGTACTTTCCTGACTTCTCGAACGCGTCCGTGCGAACCATCTCTCCGTTGTCTGCAATTCCGCCGCGCACAGGAGTGCCGCCACTCGACGGGGCGTCGTACACGCGGATCGATCTGACGCGCGGGGAGACGCGGCCTGCGCGTGTCGGCTTGTAGACCGGGTCTGCGAATGCCTTCTTGGCGTCACCATCGTGTGCGTCGAGGCACGCTCGCAGCATCGAGAATAGCGCGGCGTCTCTCTCGCGCCCCACCATCCGGTCGAGTGAGTTGCGGTTGAGATCCTCGAGGTTCACGCGTTTGCTGCTCATGAGTCTGCCCTTGGCATCCTCGCCCTCGATTCGCCTCACTGTTTCCTTGTGGACTTCACCGCGGATGGATCGTGATGGCATGCGGCTGACCAAGATCGGCCGTGGCTCCAGTGAGTCGGTGTCCAGATCGGTCGCAGGGTCGTCAGAGAAGCGTGCGGTCAGTATCGCTGTCAACTGCTCTGCGAAGCCCTCCCAGGGCTCGGGGACGTGCTTGGCGTCGACGATCTCCCCGGTGCTGGTGTCAACGTACACGCCGTCAGGGTTTCGTAGTGGGCGTACTGAGAAGAAGCGGCTCACCGCCTGAACCATCGCCCGGCTCGTCGCGGCGATCACGGCTGCATCGAGCGCGTGGTGCAAGTCGCCATCAGCTCGCACCTTCTGTAGCTGCCAACCAGTGCGCAAGAACGCGGTGGCACGACCGTTCACCGTCAGGACGGGACGCTTCTTGTCTCCTGCGAACTGCAGGTTCTCTTCTACGAAGTTCTTGAAGTAGCGCGCGATGTAGCGCGTGTCCACGAGGTTGCGCTCTCGGAACTCGTCGGATGCCCGCGCATCGAAATCGGTCCGAAGGAGCCTGTCCTTCTTCGGACGGGGCAGATGCATCGACAAGACCCGCTCCTCGAACTCATGCCATCCGTGCGGGTCTCGACCCAGATATTCAAACGGCGTCAGGCCCCGCTTGCCCTGATTCGCACTTGCTGTGACCAGAACCTTGTTCATGTACCCGTCATCGAACGAGCGGGAATGCGGAAGAATGTGATCGACCTCGGCGACGCCGGGCTCTCCGGAGAGCATCCGCACGGGGTCGATGTACTTGCCCGTGTAGGGGCAGCGGCCGTCCTGTTCCTTCCACAACTTGTACTTGACGATGTCTAGCGGGCGAGGGTCCGCGATGTTGTGATGCTCGTGCAGGTCGTCGAGTATCGAGTCGTTTCGCGCGCGGTTCTCCTTCTGACCCTTCTCGATCTTCCTGCGATCCTCGTACGAACGCGCGACGTCTCGCGCCATCTCAACATGCAGCGCCTCGATTGGACCGAAGGTAGCGATAATGGCGTTGAGCACCTTGCGGGTCTGGGACAGGGCCCGGATGACGACGGGATTGCGCACGTCGTCGTACGGTATCGGCGGGAGTTTGGAGTGTCGGGCGCCCGATGCGACCTGGGAGTGATGGAAGCCCGCTGCGACGCAGGCGTCCGAGTAGGGCATGCCTGCTTCCATGTGAGGCAAGATCGCGAGGATCGTTTCGCGCGAGAGGTGGCCGTGTCCCGAGAAGCGGCACTGCGAGAGTGCATCGACCGCAGTGGCGGGCAGTCCGAGTGCATCGAGCTCTCGGCGGACGCTCTCGGTCAGCTTGTAGTAGGTAAGCACACGCGCAATGTCGTCGAGGGTCCCGGAATCGTCGCGCAGGCGAGCCCAATCCTCCTTCGAAGCATCACTCATGCGCTTGCGTAACTCGCTCCATGCTTTCGGGTGCGGGAGCTTCTCCTTCTTCTCGGCGTCCACGTTGTCAGGATCGGTCCGGTCGTAGCGAAGGCCCACGAAACGCGCGGTGTCGGGAAGTCCGCAGGCTTTCCGAACGTGCGCGTAGGTCAGTGGTGTTGCGCGCTCGAAGGCCATGTTGGCAATAAGTTGGCGCGCTTCTGGCGGTAGAGTAAGGCGGTGCCCGCCTGGCTGTTCGGTGTATCGGATGTTGCTGATCTTGTCGAGCACCCGGAATCTCTCAAAGGTAGGGCATGCGCGTGGAACTCGAGGGTTCGTGCGATCCAGGCTGCACACGCCGACTTTCGCCAACAGCGCGTCGCCCTCAGCGATTGGCGCTTGTGTGGAAATGATCCCGACGTACTCGCGCTCGAAGTCCGCGCTGGCGTAGGGACTTCCGTGGCCTCGCTGGGCTTCGAACAACGTGTCGATTTCCTGGAGCAGCAGGCTGCGGGAGATCACGCCCTTGTAGTCCCCTTTGTTGCGCTTGGATTCTTCGAATCTCTCGTCCTTCGCGAGCATCTCTCCGACGGTCCGGTAGCCCTTTTCGCGCATCAGGGCGTCGTTCTCTGCGATGGCGTGTTTGACAGCGCCTTCGTCGTCGTCGGGCTTGTCTGAGAGCCGCATGGATAGGTATCCGCGTCTCTTGCACATCTGCGTGAGCACGCGAGCCCATTCCCTGGGCGCGAGCAGCCGGTCCAGACCCTCGCATCGCAAGTCGTAGGGGGTCTTGTTGTTTGCGGACACGATGAAGGCGCTTTCGAGTTCCTCCGTCGTCAGCACGCCCTTGACCAGCAGCAGTTCGCGCAGTTGCGACATGCGGACACGGCGCCTGCGGAGTCGCCGCCGTGCCGAACGTGCAAGGCGGCGCGGTTCTGCCAGCGACGCTCCCGTCTTGGGATTCTCGGCTCGTGTGAACGTTCGCACCCCGGCCGCGACGATTGTCTTGGCGGCAGGATCGAGCACGCACCAGCCAACGGAAGCGATCCCGATATCCAGTCCCACTCGCAGGCCCATGGACCCCCCTCACAAAGGCATCATTGGCAAGAACTATGGCCCCAGGGTCTGACAAACGGGGGAGAAACGCAAAAAGGACGCCCCGGGGATGATTCATCACCGGGGCGGAGCCTTACGCTTTTGCTTATCCTAGCAAGCCCGCCACACTCCGAAATGCTACGAGTAGCTCGACAAGCAAGCGCATTGTCAAGTGTAGCACCCTGACCCGGCTCCGTGTCCACAAGCTGCCATACTCTGTCGTCGGTTCGAGTGTAGGGAGACCGATCGAATGGAAACTTGAACGTCCATGATGGACGGTATAGATTCCATACGATGCGACCAACGTTCACCATCTCGGACATCTTCGAGACTCCGGCGCGTGCGCGCGTGTTGCGTGCCCTGCTCCTCACTGACGGTCCGCTCAGCGTGCGCGGAGTGGCGCGTGCAGCGAGCGTCAGCCACCCCACCGCGGCACAAGCGCTCGGTGATCTGGCGGCGATGGGACTCGTTCATCAGCGCAGAACAGGACGCTCTATCATGCACTGGATCAACGAGTCGAACGTCTACGTGCGGCTTATGGTTCGGCCGGCGGTCGACGCAGAGGAAGCTGTTGTCGACGCGCTGCGCGTCGATCTCGTGAGTTCATTCTCCGGTGATGCCGAGTCGCTCATCCTCTTTGGCAGCTATGCGTATGGTGACCAGAGCGATGAGAGCGACGTCGACGTCTTCGCACTCGCGGCTGACGACCGGCTCAAGCAGCAACTCGAGGAGAAAGCTCTACGGGAGAGTCGCCGCTTCCTCGAGACGTACGGATCTCACCTTTCGATGCTCGTTCTTACCCGTGCAGAGGCTGCAGGGAGTCTGAGAATCGGACAGAGCGGGTTCAGAGTCGAGTTGGAGTCCACTGGCATCATTCTCTCGGGGAGTAGTCCGGGGGAGTGGGGTATCGATGGGTCGCAAGAACCGAACCCGCGGGGCGTCACCGGGTGAATCCCGCGCGTACGCCATGAAGGCATTCGAGTTCCTTGAGTCGTCGCGGGTGGATCTCGCAGAAGAGCGCTTCAACGCGGCGAGTCGGTCGGCCATTCACGCGGACGTTTCTGCGGCGGACGCCGTTCTCGCGCACGCTGCCGGCAAGGTAGACATCGCCTCCGACCACGCCGCCGCGATTGCTCTGATGCGTACCTGTCTGGGGGAGGCCTTCCCTGCCACTGCGCAGCGGCAGATCGCAGGACTGCTCTCGATGAAGAACGAGGTCGAGTACGGTCAGCGCGTGGCCTCCGAGGTGAGGGCGCGGACCCTGGTCGACCAATCAGAGAGATTCGTCGCCTGGGCGAACCGCACGATTGAGGAATCGTCTGGTTCCGGGCATCGGCGCTGATGGGCCGTCTGGTCTTCTGTTCCGAGGCCGGTCTTCGCCGCAAGCATCGCGGTCGACTACCGGCTCCACCTGTGGATTTTGTGGATACTGTGGACAACTGCCTGTCACGCTACCGCCTGTCGGCCGACTCCTTCCGCTCGCCACATCGCTGGCGAGAGTCGCACGAAATCCGTTGCGTTCTCTCGGCCCCGAGGTACTATCTGAACTGTAAGACCGTTGAGAATCCGGATGGGCACAAGCCGTAAGGTGGATTGTTCGTTCGGAGGATCGGCGGTCTTGTACTTTTGTGCGTTAGAGTCCGCGATACACGTCGCGGCGGTGGCCGATCTTGACGACTAGAATCACGAGCAGGTCGTTCTCGACGGCGTACACGATCCGGTAGACTCCCACGCGGATTCGATACAGCTCATCTTCGGTCGCAAGACGCTTGGCACCGTGCGGCCGCGGCTCCGTCGCGAGCATGTCGATTTCGGGAGCGAGCCGCCGTTTGGCGTCGGGAGCCAGTTTCGCGAACTGCCGGTGTGCGGACGCCGCGAACTCGATCCGGTACGTGGCCATCGTGCTACAGTCCGAACTCGCGCTTGATCGCTTCCCATCCGACACGATCCTCGTGCGCTTCAAGTAGTGCTGCGCGTGCATCCTCGACGTCCGACTCGTCCTCGTACCGTTCGATGAGTGCGTCGAGCAGTCGAAGCTCCTCGATCGAGATGACCGCCGCGACATCGGTTTCGTGACGTGTGATCACGGTGCGTTCGCGGTTGTAGGTCGCGCGGTTCAGGATCTCTGCGAACTCCCGTCTTGCTTCGGCAACGCTGACTCTAATCATTCGACGCCTCCGGTGTTGTACATGGTGTACAGAATATACACACACCGAATGGCGGGTGGCAACCGACGCGTGCAACACCCCATTTCATCTGTGGATTTTGTGGATACTGTGGACAACTGCCTGTCGCGCTACCGCCTGTCGCGCGACTCCGTCCGCTCGCCACATCGCTGGCGAGAGTCGCACGAAATCCGTTGCGTTCTCTCGGCCCCGAGGTACTATCTGAACTGCAAGACCGTTGAGAATCCGGATGGGCACAAGCCGCAAGGTGGATTGTTCGTTCGGAGGATCGGCGGTCTTGCACTTTTGTGCGCCCAGAACCGAAGAGCAGGGACCCATGTCGCTCCACATCAGACCAGCCACGACTGCCGACGCGCGAGTGCTTGCGGCGTTCCGCGGGCGGATGTTCGTCGACATGGGACACGCGGAAGAATCTGCGCCCGAGATCCTCGATGCCGCAGCCGCCTACATGGAGCGCGCCATTCCGGTCCGCGAGTACTTCGCGTGGATTGCCGAGGAAGTTGGGACGCCGGTGGGAAGCGTCGGTGCACTCATCGTGACAGGCCCTCCGATGGTCGCGGCGCCGTCGGGGCAGATCGCTCGCCTCCAGAACGTGTTCGTGACGCCCGAATACCGTGGACGCGGCATCGCGCGAGACATGCTCGCCGCCGCGATGGCCGGCCTGAAGGGTATCGGCATCGGTCACGTTGCGCTCGTTGCGAGCGACGCCGGCCGTCCGGTCTACGAGCGGATGGGCTTCGAGCCGATTCCCGAGATGCGCCGGTCGCTTGCCGACTGGCCGCCGGAGAACGCCGAGCAGTAGCGAGCGTTCACGTGCCGGGGACGGGCTCCTCGGCCAGCTCGAAGATCTCAACGAGCAGCGGCTCGTCGTCATGCAACTGTTCGCCGGCGAAGTCGAGTTCCCAGACGATGCGATGATCAGCCTGGAACTTCGCTACATCATCTCCATCGCCTTCGCCGCGTACGAGACGCAGGTCCGGAGCACCGAACGGAGTCTCGAACACGTCGAGGATCCGGAGGAAGCCGCGAACCGTCCCGTGGTGGTCGATGATCGGGATGACGCTGTCGACGCTTTCGCGGATGCGGCTCAGTTCTTCGGGGGTGTAGGCGCGCACGAAGCCGCAGGTCGCGGTCTTGACCCCCGAGAGAGCCTGGGTGATCAGTTCCTCGCCGAGGCCGTTGTCGCCCTCCCAGCCGAAATCCATGCTGTGTTCGCATTCCACCACGCGCTCCCGTCGACCGCTCCATCGTAGCGCAGCTGTCCCGGGTGCCGTCACATGCCACGCGACCTCGGGTACAATATGCTGACCTGCGGCGCACATCGGCGTCGCTCGATAGCGGCACGCAGCGGAGGAACCCAATGCGCACGGTGAACGTCGGTTTGATCGGACTCGGTACGGTCGGCTCTGGTGTGGTGGAGATCTTCCGCCGCCACGGCGCGGACTTCGCGCGCCGCGCGGGAGTCTCGATCGAGCTCACGCGCTTCGCAGACCGCGACACCGCGCGCTTCGAGGCGCTCGGTCTCCCGGCCGATGCGTGCACCACCGACGCGTTCGAGCTTCTCGCCGACCCCGACGTCGACATCGTTATCGAGCTCATCGGCGGGACCGGCATCGCCCGCGATGTCGTGCTCGCGGCACTCGATGCGGGCAAGAGCGTCGTCACCGCCAACAAGGCGCTCATGGCGAGCCACGGCCGCGAGGTGATGGACTCGGCCGATGCGCACGGCGTCGACATCGCCTTCGAGGCGAGTGTCGGCGGCGGCATCCCGATCATCTCGCCGCTCAAGCACTGTCTCGTCTCCAACGAGATCCAAAGCGTCATGGGCATCGTCAACGGCACCACCAACTACATGCTTACGCGCATGGCCGAGGACGGGCTGGACTACGACACCGCGCTGACCGAGGCCCAGGAGTGCGGATTCGCTGAGGCCGATCCGACCGCCGACGTCGACGGTCTCGACGCAGCCGCGAAGATCGCTATCCTCGCCTCTATCGCGTTCAACTCCCGCGTCACGCTCGACCAGGTACCCGTCGAGGGTATCCGGGCGCTCACTCCGGGCGACATCGCGTATGCCGATGAGATGGGCTACGCCATCAAGCTGCTTGCGATCGCGCGCCGCGCCGGGGGCGGCGTGGACATCCGCGTGCACCCGACGATGATCCCGCTGGCTCACCCGCTCGCGAGCGTCAACGGCGTATACAACGCGATCTACGTCGTGGGCGACGCCGTGGGCGAGACGATGTTCTTCGGCGAGGGCGCGGGCTCCATGCCGGCTGCCAGCGCGGTCGTGGGCGATGTCATCGAGACAGCGCGTCACATTCAGGGCGGCTGCTTGAACCTCGTGGGGTGCACCTGTCACGAGTTGCTCGCAGTCCGCGACATCGCCGAGCTCACCGCACGCTACTACATTCGCTTGCTCGTGAAGGACGAGCCGGGGGTCCTCGCGGCGACGGCGAGCGTCTTTGGCGAGCACGGGGTATCTCTCGCGTCGGTCATCCAGAAGGGCTCCGGCGACGCCCCTCAGGCTGAGATCGTGTACGTGACGTACGATGCGACCGAGGCCGCCGTCCGCGACTCACTCACCGAGATCGAGGGTCTCGACGTGGTGGACGCGGTGGCGAGCGTCATCCGCGTGGAGGAGCTGTAGGCGCTGTGCCTTCCGCCTCCGTCTCCGTCCCCGCCACCTCGGCCAACCTCGGTCCGGGCTACGACTCGTTCGGGCTCGCGCTCGGGCTCCACAACCGCTTCTCGGCCCAACCTGCCGAGGAATGGGCGGTTGAGATCGTCGGCGAGGGCTCCGATGTACTTGCCACTGACGGCACGAACCGCGTGGCGCGCGCGATGGCTCGCGTCTTCCAGGAGAACGGCGAGCCGGGGCGCTGCGCACATATCTTCTGCGTGAACCGCATCCCACCCGGACGAGGTCTCGGGTCCTCGGCGGCCGCGCTGGTGGGTGGCATGTTGTTGGCCGATGCACTCAGCGAGGTTCCCCTGGGCAAGCACCGGATCTTCGAGATGGCGACCGAGATGGAGGGGCACCCCGACAATGCGGCTGCGGCGCTCTTCGGCGGCCTGACTCTGAGCTGGGACGACGACGGCCCGCGATGCGTCATGGTTGAGCCGCGCGGGGGACTCGCGGTGGTGGTCGTGACCGGCGCGAACTCGCTCCCGACAGAGGAGTCGCGAGCCCTGCTACCGCAGAGCGTGCCGCACGCGGATGCGGCGTTCAACGCAGCGCGTGCCGGGCTGCTGGTCGCCGGTCTCGTGCTCGGGAGGGAAGACCTGCTGGCGCCAGGGCTTGCGGATCGGCTTCACCAGCAGTACCGGGCGATGGCCATCCCCGATTTCGACGCGGTCCGGACTGTGCTCCTCGATGCGGGTGCCGCTGGTGTCGTGCTTTCGGGGGCGGGGCCAGCTCTCATTGGGCTGGTCGCGGGCACGGATGATGATGCCGCATTCCTGGCTGCGCGCGAGGTCGCCAGACGAGCCGAGGGCGGCATTGCTGCGCTTGCCGAGCGTGGCACGCCAGCGGCTCTGCGGATCGATCGAGCGGGCGCTGTTGTTTCACTGGCGTAGCCGACGAGACCCGCATTTCGTCCTAGACGCGCTCGACCACGGTGGAGCCGCTCGGCTCCGGTTCCGAGGCGGCGTGCAGCGCCTGGTGAAGCTCCTCACTCGCCTCGGTAAGCAGTCTCGCTGCACGACCGAGCGGAGGGACGACCGCCCCATCGCTGGCTCGTGATGCCGTCTTGAGTAGCTGTCCGCCTGCGCGCTCGGCCAGCTTCACCGTCTCGCGCGCCTGTCCGATCGCCTGCACCATCTGGTCGTTGTTGACGGAGCCCTGGCACATCGCCCGAGTCCTTTCTCTCTACGGTCTTCAGTCGAGTTCGATCACGCGGTCACACAATCTGCCGACGAGCGACGCGTCGTGGCTGACGACGAGCACCCCGGCTCCGCTCGTGGACGCCCAGTCCATGACGACTGCCCAAATCTGCGCTTGCGTGACCGCGTCAAGCATCGTCGTCATCTCGTCCGCGATGAGATACCGCGTCTTGCGAGTGAGGGCGCGCGCCACACAGAAACGCTGAAGCTCGCCGCCGCTCACCTCGTTCGGGAACCGCCCCATCCATTCGTCCTCCATTCCCAAGCCTTCCACGACTCCATCTTCGGTAAGCCGGCTCTCGGCGAGTACCTGGCGCATCGTCCACCGAGGGTTCACGGCCTTCTCCGGGTGCTGGAATACGAGCTGCACGGGGCAGAACCCGGCGATGCCGAGGACGGGTGTGCCGTCGAGCGCCACGATTCCGCGTGCCGGTTTCTCGTAGCCGGCGAGCACGCGCGCCAAAGTCGTCTTCCCGCGCCCGGACGGGCCGGAGAGCGCAACGCGCTCGCCGGGGGCCACGTCGATGTCGATTCCCGAGAAGACATCGGCGGCGGTGCCATCGTAGCGAAAGGCCAGGTCTCGACCGCTAAGCATGGAAGCACCTCACCCAGCTGCTGTCGTGCGCGGACGGATCGGGCGCTGCCGCAGCGCATTCCGGTGTGGCCCTCGG includes:
- the cas9 gene encoding type II CRISPR RNA-guided endonuclease Cas9 (Cas9, originally named Csn1, is the large, multifunctional signature protein of type II CRISPR/Cas systems. It is well known even to general audiences because its RNA-guided endonuclease activity has made it a popular tool for custom editing of eukaryotic genomes.); protein product: MGLRVGLDIGIASVGWCVLDPAAKTIVAAGVRTFTRAENPKTGASLAEPRRLARSARRRLRRRRVRMSQLRELLLVKGVLTTEELESAFIVSANNKTPYDLRCEGLDRLLAPREWARVLTQMCKRRGYLSMRLSDKPDDDEGAVKHAIAENDALMREKGYRTVGEMLAKDERFEESKRNKGDYKGVISRSLLLQEIDTLFEAQRGHGSPYASADFEREYVGIISTQAPIAEGDALLAKVGVCSLDRTNPRVPRACPTFERFRVLDKISNIRYTEQPGGHRLTLPPEARQLIANMAFERATPLTYAHVRKACGLPDTARFVGLRYDRTDPDNVDAEKKEKLPHPKAWSELRKRMSDASKEDWARLRDDSGTLDDIARVLTYYKLTESVRRELDALGLPATAVDALSQCRFSGHGHLSRETILAILPHMEAGMPYSDACVAAGFHHSQVASGARHSKLPPIPYDDVRNPVVIRALSQTRKVLNAIIATFGPIEALHVEMARDVARSYEDRRKIEKGQKENRARNDSILDDLHEHHNIADPRPLDIVKYKLWKEQDGRCPYTGKYIDPVRMLSGEPGVAEVDHILPHSRSFDDGYMNKVLVTASANQGKRGLTPFEYLGRDPHGWHEFEERVLSMHLPRPKKDRLLRTDFDARASDEFRERNLVDTRYIARYFKNFVEENLQFAGDKKRPVLTVNGRATAFLRTGWQLQKVRADGDLHHALDAAVIAATSRAMVQAVSRFFSVRPLRNPDGVYVDTSTGEIVDAKHVPEPWEGFAEQLTAILTARFSDDPATDLDTDSLEPRPILVSRMPSRSIRGEVHKETVRRIEGEDAKGRLMSSKRVNLEDLNRNSLDRMVGRERDAALFSMLRACLDAHDGDAKKAFADPVYKPTRAGRVSPRVRSIRVYDAPSSGGTPVRGGIADNGEMVRTDAFEKSGKYYLVPIYLKDVAGGALPNRAIVAHKAEADWRLIDETYRFAFSLYMNDLVKLTKKSRDGVETIFGYFKGTDRAGGTLTIAAHDSSWTRRGLGVAQGVVSFDKYEIDVLGKSVHRVRREKRLGFSHGGDQQ
- a CDS encoding MarR family transcriptional regulator, with amino-acid sequence MRPTFTISDIFETPARARVLRALLLTDGPLSVRGVARAASVSHPTAAQALGDLAAMGLVHQRRTGRSIMHWINESNVYVRLMVRPAVDAEEAVVDALRVDLVSSFSGDAESLILFGSYAYGDQSDESDVDVFALAADDRLKQQLEEKALRESRRFLETYGSHLSMLVLTRAEAAGSLRIGQSGFRVELESTGIILSGSSPGEWGIDGSQEPNPRGVTG
- a CDS encoding type II toxin-antitoxin system RelE/ParE family toxin; translation: MATYRIEFAASAHRQFAKLAPDAKRRLAPEIDMLATEPRPHGAKRLATEDELYRIRVGVYRIVYAVENDLLVILVVKIGHRRDVYRGL
- a CDS encoding type II toxin-antitoxin system prevent-host-death family antitoxin → MIRVSVAEARREFAEILNRATYNRERTVITRHETDVAAVISIEELRLLDALIERYEDESDVEDARAALLEAHEDRVGWEAIKREFGL
- a CDS encoding GNAT family N-acetyltransferase; its protein translation is MSLHIRPATTADARVLAAFRGRMFVDMGHAEESAPEILDAAAAYMERAIPVREYFAWIAEEVGTPVGSVGALIVTGPPMVAAPSGQIARLQNVFVTPEYRGRGIARDMLAAAMAGLKGIGIGHVALVASDAGRPVYERMGFEPIPEMRRSLADWPPENAEQ
- a CDS encoding homoserine dehydrogenase; the encoded protein is MRTVNVGLIGLGTVGSGVVEIFRRHGADFARRAGVSIELTRFADRDTARFEALGLPADACTTDAFELLADPDVDIVIELIGGTGIARDVVLAALDAGKSVVTANKALMASHGREVMDSADAHGVDIAFEASVGGGIPIISPLKHCLVSNEIQSVMGIVNGTTNYMLTRMAEDGLDYDTALTEAQECGFAEADPTADVDGLDAAAKIAILASIAFNSRVTLDQVPVEGIRALTPGDIAYADEMGYAIKLLAIARRAGGGVDIRVHPTMIPLAHPLASVNGVYNAIYVVGDAVGETMFFGEGAGSMPAASAVVGDVIETARHIQGGCLNLVGCTCHELLAVRDIAELTARYYIRLLVKDEPGVLAATASVFGEHGVSLASVIQKGSGDAPQAEIVYVTYDATEAAVRDSLTEIEGLDVVDAVASVIRVEEL
- the thrB gene encoding homoserine kinase, yielding MPSASVSVPATSANLGPGYDSFGLALGLHNRFSAQPAEEWAVEIVGEGSDVLATDGTNRVARAMARVFQENGEPGRCAHIFCVNRIPPGRGLGSSAAALVGGMLLADALSEVPLGKHRIFEMATEMEGHPDNAAAALFGGLTLSWDDDGPRCVMVEPRGGLAVVVVTGANSLPTEESRALLPQSVPHADAAFNAARAGLLVAGLVLGREDLLAPGLADRLHQQYRAMAIPDFDAVRTVLLDAGAAGVVLSGAGPALIGLVAGTDDDAAFLAAREVARRAEGGIAALAERGTPAALRIDRAGAVVSLA
- a CDS encoding ATP-binding cassette domain-containing protein, which produces MLSGRDLAFRYDGTAADVFSGIDIDVAPGERVALSGPSGRGKTTLARVLAGYEKPARGIVALDGTPVLGIAGFCPVQLVFQHPEKAVNPRWTMRQVLAESRLTEDGVVEGLGMEDEWMGRFPNEVSGGELQRFCVARALTRKTRYLIADEMTTMLDAVTQAQIWAVVMDWASTSGAGVLVVSHDASLVGRLCDRVIELD